The Prochlorococcus sp. MIT 1341 genomic interval AGTATTAGCAGCTGCAAATCAATTGGAAGGTATTGGAGCTCAGTTGATTGATATAAGTTGCCCAAGATTTAATGATGGGATTGCAACCTATTACGTGATTGCCCCTTCAGAGGCATCCTCCAACCTCGCTAGATATGACGGAGTGAAATACGGGCATCGTTCTGAAGGAGGAGAAACTCTTGCGGAGATGATGGCCAAGAGTCGTGCAGAGGGCTTTGGCAGCGAGGTGCAGAGGAGAATTCTTATTGGAACTTATGCACTATCTGCTGGATACGTAGATGCTTACTACAAAAAAGCTCAACAGGTCAGGACATTGATCAGAAGGGATTTTGATAATGCTTTTAAAAAGGTAGATGTTTTATTAACGCCTACGGCTCCCACAACAGCTTTTCAATCTGGTGCTCACTCAAATAATCCTTTGGCGATGTATTTATCGGATTTGCTTACTATTCCTGCCAATCTTGCAGGTTTACCTGCAATAAGTTTGCCTTGTGGCTTTGATAAAGCTGGACTTCCAATAGGCCTTCAGCTCATATCAAATGTATTAGACGAATCTCGCCTTTTGCAGGTTGCCTACCAATATGAGCAAGCTGCGGAAGTGATGAAAAATTGTCCTTCAGGTGAGTTCATTCCTTGATCAGGTCAGAAATGGCAGGGATATAGTGTCTATATCTTTCAATGACACCATATATTGAGTATTGGCAATATTCTGTCTCGTATGAGTTTTGTTCCTTTACATAACCACAGCGATTACAGCCTTCTTGACGGAGCAAGTCAGCTCCCAAGGATGGTGGAACGTGCCAAGGAGTTGGATATGCCAGCTGTGGCATTAACTGATCATGGAGTGATGTATGGAGCTGTCGAGCTGTTGAAGTTGTGCAGTGCTGCAGGAATTAAGCCGATAATTGGGAATGAAATGTACGTTATAAACGGCTCTATTGATGATCCGCAGCCCAAAAAAGAACGACGTTATCATTTAGTTGTTTTAGCTAAGAATGAAATTGGTTATAGGAATTTGGTGAAGCTTACAACCCTTAGTCATTTAAAAGGAATGAGAGGAAGAGGCATATTTTCAAGGGCTTGTGTAGATAAAGAGTTACTGAAGACTTATAGAGAAGGATTGATTGTTGCAACTGCTTGCCTAGGAGGCGAGATACCCCAGGCTATTCTTCGCGGTAGGACGGATGTTGCTAGAGATATTGCATCTTGGTACAAGGACATTTTTGCAGATGATTTTTATCTAGAGATTCAAGATCATGGTTCGGTAGAAGATAGAATTGTAAATGTTGAGATTGTTCGTATAGCTCAAGAGCTAGGTATTGAATTGATTGCAACAAATGATGCTCATTATTTAACTAAACATGATGTTGAAGCTCATGATGCTCTTTTATGCGTCTTGACTGGAAAGTTGATAACGGATGAAAAAAGACTTCGTTATACGGGCACTGAGTACATTAAATCTGAAAAAGAGATGATGAATCTTTTTGCTGATCATATTGATCCTCAGATTGTGAGAAAGGCTGTCTTGAATACAGCTAAGATTGCCGAAAAGGTTGAAGAATATGACATTCTTGGTGGATATAAAATGCCTGATTTTCCTATCCCGAATGGTTATACAACTGAAACATATCTTCGAGAGGTTGCTGAGCAGGGATTAAGAGAAAGGCTAAGCACTTCATCTCACGGTTCTAATGAAGAAGTATATCTTGAACGACTCTCATATGAGCTGGAAATAATGGAGCAGATGGGATTTTCAACTTATTTTCTTGTCGTTTGGGATTACATTAGGTTTGCTAGAGAGAAGAATATTCCGGTTGGCCCTGGGAGAGGTTCAGCGGCGGGCTCTTTAGTGGCATATGCCTTGAAAATTACAAATATCGACCCTGTAATGCAAGGGTTACTATTTGAGAGATTCTTAAACCCAGAAAGGAAATCAATGCCAGATATTGATACAGACTTTTGCATCGAAAGAAGAGGAGAAGTGATTGAATATGTAACTTCAAAATATGGGGAGGATAAGGTTGCCCAAATTATTACTTTCAACAGGATGACTTCAAAGGCTGTTTTGAAAGATGTTGCGAGAGTTCTTGATATTCCATATGGGGATGCTGATCGACTTGCAAAATTGATTCCTGTTGTAAGAGGAAAACCTGCAAAACTATCAGAGATGATTGGTGCTAAATCACCTAATTCAGCTTTTAGGGAGAAGTACCAAAAGGATTCATTGGTAAAGAAGTGGGTAGATATGGCTATCAGAATAGAAGGCACAAATAAGACTTTTGGTGTCCATGCTGCTGGGGTTGTCATTGGCTCGGAACCCCTCGATAACTTAGTTCCTCTTCAGAGAAATAATGATGGACAAGTTATTACTCAATATTTCATGGAAGATGTCGAGTCAATGGGTCTATTAAAGATGGATTTTCTAGGCTTAAAGAACTTAACGATGATAGACAAAGCACTCGAACTGGTTGAAGCAAGCTCGGGTGAAAAGATTTCTCCAGAATCGATACCTCCTGAAGATAAAGATACTTTTGCGCTCTTGGCGAGAGGAGATCTTGAAGGTATCTTCCAACTTGAATCAACAGGTATGAGACAAATAGTTCGTGACTTGAAACCTTCTTCCTTAGAAGATATTTCCTCGATTTTGGCTCTCTATAGACCAGGACCTTTAGATGCTGGCCTGATACCAAAGTTTATTAACCGTAAGCATGGGAGGGAATCTATTGACTTCGCGCATTCGTTACTTGAACCAATACTTAAAGAGACATATGGAATTATGGTTTATCAAGAACAGATCATGAAGATCGCTCAAGATCTTGCAGGATATTCTTTGGGTGAAGCGGATTTATTAAGGAGAGCGATGGGGAAGAAAAAGGTCCAGGAAATGCAGAAACATCGCGACTTATTTGTAAATGGAGCAGCTAAAAAGGGAGTGGTCAAAAAGTTGGCTGACCAACTTTTTGACCAGATGGTTTTATTTGCTGAGTATTGCTTTAACAAGAGCCATTCAACTGCATATGGTGCAGTTACATATCAAACAGCATATCTTAAGGCCCATTATCCTGTGGCATATATGGCCGCTTTATTGACTGTAAATTCTGGGGCGTCAGATAAGGTTCAGAGATACATCTCTAATTGTAATTCAATGGGGATAGAAGTTGTTCCTCCAGATGTGAACTCTTCAGGTATAGATTTTACTCCTAAAGATACGCAGATTCTTTTTGGATTATCCGCAGTCCGCAATCTCGGTGATAGTGCAATTAGACATTTAATATCAAATCGCGAAAAGGAGGGTGCTTTTAGTTCGCTTGCAGATATTTGTGATCGTATTCCTTCAAATATATTAAACAGGAGAGGATTGGAATCTTTAATTCATTGTGGAGCTCTTGATGCTATTGATCCACAGGGAAATAGAGCTCAGCTCATGGCTGATTTGGATTTGATTATTGATTGGGCTTCTTCTAGAGCCCGTGACAGGATTAGTGGCCAAGGCAATTTATTTGATCTCATTGACTTAGGCAATGATGCTGAAAAATCACCGGAAAGATTCACTGCACCAAAGTCACCACCTGTTCCAGATTATTCACCCACTGAAAAACTTCGTAGAGAGAAAGAGCTGGTTGGCTTTTATTTATCTGACCACCCTTTAAAGCAGTTAAAACCACCGGCAAGGCTTCTTGCTCCTATTGGCATCGGAGCTTTGGGTGATCAGCGTGATAAAGCCAAAGTAAGTGCCGTAGCAATGATTTCGGAAATGCGTCAGGTGACCACCCGCAAGGGAGATCGTATGGCAATTCTTCAGCTTGAGGATCTGACCGGCAGTTGCGAAGCAGTTGTCTTCCCAAGAACTTATGAACGCCTTTCTGATCACTTACTTCTTGAGGCAAGGCTTCTTGTTTGGGCTTCAGTGGATCATAGGGATGATCGTGTTCAGTTGATAGTTGAAGATTGTCGTGCAATTGATGACCTTAGGCTTCTTTTAATTGAATTACCCCCAGATGAAGCGAGTGACCTTGGGGTTCAGCATCGATTAAGGGAGTGCCTATCTGATCATTTACCTGGAAAAGATGAATTTGGAGTAAGAGTGCCGGTAGTTGCGTCTGTAAAAGAAGGTTCTGATGTTAGATATGTCCGTTTAGGCGATCAGTTTTGTGTGAGAGATGCTCATGCTGCTTTGAATTCTTTGCAGAAAAAAAACTTTAGAGCTACCTGCAGCGAATCTTTGTTTGTTTAAAGTCTTAGAAAAAGACCTAGGAAGATTATTCTTTAGTTGTTTTGTTTGCTTGAAAGGATTCCCTCACCTTCGTAATGTTTGGGCGGATATTCTCAAGCCCTAAAAAGCTTCCGGGTGAGGTTTCCCAGCTGGAAGAGAATAGGCCAAAACTAAGACCCAATAGTCCAAGAAAAAAGAACGCTGCAGAAGAGAGTAGCGTTATTACTGGTGGTATATCAGTTATGCCTCTGCTCACGAGTAGATAACTAGCAATAAAAATGCCCATTCCTGTAATGGTAGGAACTCCGCTTGTAATAGCGACTCGTCTAGCCATTCTGTTTGCAACAGAAGTAGGAATACCACCTTGAGGTTTGGTATTTTTCTTTTTTAAGTTATTTACTCCAGAGATTTTTTTTGTTGAGGAGTTTTTCTGAAAAGGGTCAACCATTGTTAGAAAATACTTGGAATGGATCCTTAAAAAGATCAGCCTCTTATTCCTAGTTTTGCTATTAGGTCACTGAATTTGTTCTCACTTTTGCTGCGAATATAGTTAAGAAGACGTTTTCTGCGCCCAATCATTTTTAGTAAACCTTGACGAGAAGAATAGTCTTGTTGGTTTTTTTGGAGATGTTCGCTGAGCTTTGAAATTCGTTCACTCAGCATGGCAACTTGAATTTCCACGGAACCTGTGTCGGTTGGGTGAACCTGATGAGAGTTGATTAGCTTTTGCTTTTCGGCTGTATCGAGCGACATGCTTTTTGTTTAGTCCTTTCAATTCAAAAACATAATTTAACTCCTTGGGGACCCTTTTACTTAAGCTGCTTCACGTGTAAGCCATAGCAAGCTTGCTCGAAGCAGCTGATCAGGATCATCCAAGTCGCTTGATGAAACCTTTCCTTCTTTAGCTTCATGCTTGCTGTCAGAAGCTATTGCCTGAAAGGCTCTTCGTATTTCAAGGTCTTCGTAACCTAGAGAACTCAAAGAGCTATGAAGCTCCTCGAACCCTTGTGCTTTAGCAATTACAGGGTTGATCTTATTACGTAGTAATTCTTCTTTTGTGCTTTCCAAATGCGATAACTTTGTCTCTAATTCAATAGCAAGCCTTTCAGCTGTTCTTTTTCCTACGCCTTGTACTTGACAGAGCTTTTGAATGTCAGCCTCGACTAATGCTTCTATAAGATCTTCACCCTCAAATTTATCTAGAAGAACTAAGGCGAGTTGAGGTCCCACACCATTAACACTGATAAGGATTCTAAATAAGTCTCTTTCAATCCGCTTAGGGAAACCGTAGAGATATTCAGTCTCTTCTCGTTGGATGTGGTGTATCCATAAAACTACGTTTTGATGAGGCTCTATTTCGATCTGATGACGTAAGGAGGTATGGACTTCGTAGCCAACTCCTCCACAAGCTATTAAGACTCCTTGGCGGTTCCCTAGCCGCCAACTCTCAAGCTTCTGCCCTTGTAGCCAGGCAATCATGACTAATCTCTTATTTGGCTTATGTTGCCTTATTTTTTTGAATTGTTCTTGTTTTTGGAAGTTCTGAAATGCTTCAGATTGAAAAAGTCTTTTTTTGGCTTCAGCTCAATTTGTCATGAAGGGTTTTTTAACCTCCATCAACCTGACAGCCAATCATTGCGCCTGCAACACCACCCGCAGGAACAGCAAACCATTGGTCTTTCCCTCTTGAGCTCATCCCCGCCAGACCTGCCCCAAGTAGCCCGCCAATTATCGTCCCTTCAGAGCAGTCATTGGTGTCTAAATCAGCTGGATGGGCATGCCTGTGATTAGTGCTTCTATGAGAGTTTTTGGAGTTACAAGGAACTTCAATTGTCTCTGTCCATGACTTAACGTAACCAGGGGAAGCTTGTGTTCCTGGGACATATTCCTCTCGGTATTCATTGCGTGTGCAAGTTCTAGAGGCGGAGTAACCACGCTGATACTCATCTGCCAATGAAGGTGGGGAAATGTTTAGGGCAAGAAGTGCCAGGAGGATTAATTTCATGATTTTTAGCTCCTTCTAAAATTGAGTTGGATTTTGTGAAGGTGGTTCGTTATGGAATGGGAGGTTTTGCTCTTTCTTCATCCTGCTCAAAAACGGACCATTGGGCAAGTCAAGCTTGTTTAAACGATTAATGAAACTTTTTAATAGTTTTTTTGGGAACTTCCCGCGATTAAAAACGTCTAAAAGAGCTAATCCTTACCACTTAGACTAATTAATGTTCCAAGAAGTACAAAGACTGCACCTGTAGAGCTCCAAACATCTATTGATTCTTCAAATAGTAGGTAACCCCAAAAAGTTGCAAAAATTACCTGCACATAGTTTATAGAACTTGCCTTTGCAGCACTTAGAAGATGGAGTCCTCTTGTTATACCCATTTGCCCAAACTGTGTGAATATTCCTGTGCCTAATAACCATAGCCATTCAACTCCTGATGGCTCAATAAAGTTTCTCAGCATTAGGGGTAGGCAGACGACTATTGATAAAAAAGGAAAATAATAGATAATAACTAATTCATGTTCCGACTGAGAAAGCTTTCGCACACAGATGTAAGCAAATGCTGTGAGGATTGCCCCTGCAATAGCTATGAAGACTGGTATAGAGGGAAGCCCCTCACTGCTTTTTGTTATCCATGTTGGTCTTGCAACCATTGTTATTCCCATCCAACCGATAAGGACTGCAATGCCAATTCGCCGCTTTATTTTTTCTCCTAGAAAAAACCATGCCCCTATTGCTGTGAAGGTTGGATAGGTGTATTGAATAACTGTTGCTGCACTAAGCGGAAGTGTTGCAAGAGCATAGAAAACACAGAAAAGGGCTGCAGTCCCTAGTAAACCCCTTAAAAAGAGTAAGTTTTTTTGTTTTCCCCATGGAGAAACTCCTTGTCTTTTCAGCAAAAATAGGGTTATAGAAATACTTATTAAGGATCTTGCAAAGAGGATCTCTGCTATTGGTATTCGACCGCCTAAATGCTTGACGCATACGGTCATCAAGCTGAAGGCCAGAGCGCTACTTATGAGGGCACTGCTCCCATTTGAATTTGTCGAGTTAAGTCCTTTAAGAGCAGGCCAGAATTGAGGCATGTTTTGGAGGTTTGATTTGGCCTCTTAGAGCATCAGTATGGAGTGATCAATCTATGAGTGCATTAATTCCTACTTAGAGAACTAGACCAAACAGCTAACAATAAGCAGAATGTATCGATGCCCTCCCCTCGACTTCATCCTCGTACTATTGAGGCCGTTAAGGAACGGTCAGACATA includes:
- a CDS encoding DNA polymerase III subunit alpha encodes the protein MSFVPLHNHSDYSLLDGASQLPRMVERAKELDMPAVALTDHGVMYGAVELLKLCSAAGIKPIIGNEMYVINGSIDDPQPKKERRYHLVVLAKNEIGYRNLVKLTTLSHLKGMRGRGIFSRACVDKELLKTYREGLIVATACLGGEIPQAILRGRTDVARDIASWYKDIFADDFYLEIQDHGSVEDRIVNVEIVRIAQELGIELIATNDAHYLTKHDVEAHDALLCVLTGKLITDEKRLRYTGTEYIKSEKEMMNLFADHIDPQIVRKAVLNTAKIAEKVEEYDILGGYKMPDFPIPNGYTTETYLREVAEQGLRERLSTSSHGSNEEVYLERLSYELEIMEQMGFSTYFLVVWDYIRFAREKNIPVGPGRGSAAGSLVAYALKITNIDPVMQGLLFERFLNPERKSMPDIDTDFCIERRGEVIEYVTSKYGEDKVAQIITFNRMTSKAVLKDVARVLDIPYGDADRLAKLIPVVRGKPAKLSEMIGAKSPNSAFREKYQKDSLVKKWVDMAIRIEGTNKTFGVHAAGVVIGSEPLDNLVPLQRNNDGQVITQYFMEDVESMGLLKMDFLGLKNLTMIDKALELVEASSGEKISPESIPPEDKDTFALLARGDLEGIFQLESTGMRQIVRDLKPSSLEDISSILALYRPGPLDAGLIPKFINRKHGRESIDFAHSLLEPILKETYGIMVYQEQIMKIAQDLAGYSLGEADLLRRAMGKKKVQEMQKHRDLFVNGAAKKGVVKKLADQLFDQMVLFAEYCFNKSHSTAYGAVTYQTAYLKAHYPVAYMAALLTVNSGASDKVQRYISNCNSMGIEVVPPDVNSSGIDFTPKDTQILFGLSAVRNLGDSAIRHLISNREKEGAFSSLADICDRIPSNILNRRGLESLIHCGALDAIDPQGNRAQLMADLDLIIDWASSRARDRISGQGNLFDLIDLGNDAEKSPERFTAPKSPPVPDYSPTEKLRREKELVGFYLSDHPLKQLKPPARLLAPIGIGALGDQRDKAKVSAVAMISEMRQVTTRKGDRMAILQLEDLTGSCEAVVFPRTYERLSDHLLLEARLLVWASVDHRDDRVQLIVEDCRAIDDLRLLLIELPPDEASDLGVQHRLRECLSDHLPGKDEFGVRVPVVASVKEGSDVRYVRLGDQFCVRDAHAALNSLQKKNFRATCSESLFV
- a CDS encoding PAM68 family protein gives rise to the protein MVDPFQKNSSTKKISGVNNLKKKNTKPQGGIPTSVANRMARRVAITSGVPTITGMGIFIASYLLVSRGITDIPPVITLLSSAAFFFLGLLGLSFGLFSSSWETSPGSFLGLENIRPNITKVRESFQANKTTKE
- the rpsO gene encoding 30S ribosomal protein S15, with the translated sequence MSLDTAEKQKLINSHQVHPTDTGSVEIQVAMLSERISKLSEHLQKNQQDYSSRQGLLKMIGRRKRLLNYIRSKSENKFSDLIAKLGIRG
- the ruvA gene encoding Holliday junction branch migration protein RuvA, which translates into the protein MIAWLQGQKLESWRLGNRQGVLIACGGVGYEVHTSLRHQIEIEPHQNVVLWIHHIQREETEYLYGFPKRIERDLFRILISVNGVGPQLALVLLDKFEGEDLIEALVEADIQKLCQVQGVGKRTAERLAIELETKLSHLESTKEELLRNKINPVIAKAQGFEELHSSLSSLGYEDLEIRRAFQAIASDSKHEAKEGKVSSSDLDDPDQLLRASLLWLTREAA
- a CDS encoding glycine zipper 2TM domain-containing protein, with the translated sequence MKLILLALLALNISPPSLADEYQRGYSASRTCTRNEYREEYVPGTQASPGYVKSWTETIEVPCNSKNSHRSTNHRHAHPADLDTNDCSEGTIIGGLLGAGLAGMSSRGKDQWFAVPAGGVAGAMIGCQVDGG
- a CDS encoding DMT family transporter: MPQFWPALKGLNSTNSNGSSALISSALAFSLMTVCVKHLGGRIPIAEILFARSLISISITLFLLKRQGVSPWGKQKNLLFLRGLLGTAALFCVFYALATLPLSAATVIQYTYPTFTAIGAWFFLGEKIKRRIGIAVLIGWMGITMVARPTWITKSSEGLPSIPVFIAIAGAILTAFAYICVRKLSQSEHELVIIYYFPFLSIVVCLPLMLRNFIEPSGVEWLWLLGTGIFTQFGQMGITRGLHLLSAAKASSINYVQVIFATFWGYLLFEESIDVWSSTGAVFVLLGTLISLSGKD